The proteins below are encoded in one region of Chelmon rostratus isolate fCheRos1 chromosome 21, fCheRos1.pri, whole genome shotgun sequence:
- the dcakd gene encoding dephospho-CoA kinase domain-containing protein: MFLVGLTGGISSGKSTVSSMLRELGCPIIEADVVARKVVEPHTPAYSRIVYHFGPEVLLENGEIDRKKLGQLIFASEEKRKLLNSITHPEIHKAMLKEILFYFLRGYRYVVLDVPLLFETRRLTQFLNHTVVVYCDPATQLSRLMQRDGLTQEQAEQRMAAQMPLNEKRGLANHVIENSGGREDTHRQVLRLHTKLEDSMDFLLVRVIAIAATAGLGGILLYAAKILLS, from the exons ATGTTCCTGGTGGGGCTGACAGGAGGCATTTCCTCAGGGAAAAGCACAGTGTCTTCCATGCTGCGGGAGCTTGGATGCCCCATCATTGAGGCTGACGTTGTGGCCAGGAAAG TCGTGGAGCCGCACACTCCTGCCTATTCCCGCATCGTCTACCACTTCGGGCCGGAGGTCCTACTCGAGAACGGGGAGATCGACCGGAAGAAGCTGGGTCAGCTCATCTTCGCCagtgaggagaagaggaagctgctgaaCTCCATCACCCACCCAGAGATCCATAAAGCAATGCTCAAAGAGATCCTGTTCTACTTTCTCAGAG GGTACCGCTACGTGGTGCTGGACGTGCCCCTTCTCTTTGAAACCAGACGTCTCACTCAGTTTCTAAACCACACTGTCGTTGTTTACTG TGACCCTGCCACTCAGCTATCGCGCCTGATGCAGAGGGACGGCCTGACCCAGGAGCAGGCCGAGCAGCGCATGGCTGCGCAGATGCCGCTCAATGAAAAGCGCGGCTTGGCCAATCACGTTATTGAGAACTCAGGCGGCCGTGAGGACACCCACCGGCAGGTCTTGCGGTTGCACACGAAGCTAGAGGACTCCATGGACTTCCTCTTAGTGAGGGTCATTGCAATTGCAGCCACTGCTGGTCTGGGTGGGATACTGCTATATGCAGCCAAGATACTTTTGTCCTaa
- the pus3 gene encoding tRNA pseudouridine(38/39) synthase: protein MSEALILRIKELEAELEKLKSQLKESSEAGCDMELMSKTSANENKDCRPNGNTSSSQKGKKAGKERPFDFSAHPRRHVALRLAYLGWAYQGFAVQENTDNTVEARLFEALLKTRLIQDRQSSNYHRCGRTDKGVSAFSQVITIDLRSTQICGGMGVTLPENVCTKNKAPGSELPYVKMLNRVLPQDIRILDWAPAAEGFSARFDCQSRTYRYYFPRGSLDVALMADAAKRYEGTHDFRNVCKMDVGNGVLQFERTILSASVKPVQPQHISSTDQYDLFIFEIKGLAFLYHQVRCMMALLLLIGQKLEAPEIINQLLDVQSNPRKPQYSMAVDYPLVLYDCHFEGLSWKQDNEEVNHVLSALQQHWTQNAVKTHVLHGMIQGLEAIGGVSSNHCWLVEGSRQRNYRPLLERPCCESLESRINHFVKRGRLEREEGENGGEMVHRGKRSKHSHSSSSLSGPAEMPSSKQSADQEGEH, encoded by the exons ATGTCAGAGGCTTTGATCCTGCGAATAAAGgagctggaggcagagctggagaagctCAAGTCCCAGCTGAAGGAGAGCAGTGAAGCTGGATGTGACATGGAGCTGATGTCCAAAACATCtgctaatgaaaacaaagactgcAGACCCAATGgcaacaccagcagcagtcagaaGGGTAAGAAAGCAGGCAAAGAGCGACCTTTTGACTTCTCTGCACACCCTCGCCGCCATGTGGCTCTGCGGCTGGCGTACCTGGGATGGGCCTACCAGGGCTTTGCAGTTCAGGAGAACACAGACAACACCGTGGAGGCCAGACTGTTTGAAGCTTTGCTAAAGACGCGGCTGATTCAGGACCGACAGAGCTCCAACTACCACCGGTGTGGTCGCACTGATAAAGGAGTCAGCGCCTTTTCCCAA GTCATAACCATCGATTTGCGCTCCACGCAGATTTGTGGAGGGATGGGAGTCACACTCCCTGAAAATGTTTGTACCAAGAATAAAGCACCTGGCTCTGAGCTTCCATATGTGAAGATGCTGAACAGAGTCCTGCCCCAGGACATCAGGATCTTGGACTGGGCGCCAGCAGCAGAGGGCTTCAGTGCACGCTTTGACTGTCAGTCCCGCACGTACCGGTACTACTTCCCCCGTGGATCCTTGGATGTGGCGTTGATGGCAGATGCTGCAAAAAG ATATGAGGGCACTCATGACTTTCGCAACGTGTGCAAAATGGATGTGGGCAACGGAGTCCTGCAGTTTGAGAGGACCATCTTGTCAGCATCAGTCAAGCCTGTGCAGCCTCAGCACATCTCCAGCACAGACCAGTATGACCTCTTCATATTTGAGATCAAAGGACTGGCCTTCCTTTACCACCAG GTACGATGCATGATGGCACTGCTTCTCCTGATAGGGCAGAAACTAGAAGCCCCAGAGATAATTAATCAGCTCCTGGATGTTCAGAGTAACCCCAGGAAGCCTCAGTACAG CATGGCAGTAGACTACCCGCTAGTGCTGTACGACTGCCACTTTGAAGGTTTGAGCTGGAAACAGGACAATGAAGAGGTGAACCACGTCCTGTCTGCGCTGCAACAACACTGGACCCAGAATGCGGTCAAGACCCATGTCCTCCATGGGATGATCCAGGGTTTGGAGGCCATAG gtGGAGTATCATCTAACCATTGCTGGCTAGTAGAAGGCAGCAGGCAGAGAAACTACCGGCCCCTGCTGGAGCGTCCATGCTGCGAGAGCCTGGAGTCCAGGATAAACCATTTTGTCAAAAGGGGCAGGCTGGAGCGGGAGGAAGGTGAGAACGGAGGTGAAATGGTCCACAGAGGGAAAAGGTCCAAACATTCCCACAGTTCCTCCAGTCTGTCTGGTCCTGCAGAGATGCCATCGTCAAAACAAAGTGCAGATCAAGAAGGAGAACACTGA
- the LOC121625262 gene encoding CD63 antigen-like yields the protein MCKLCSIKCMFIFFNTVFLASGVALIIIGALQYTTYSQIGTFAGSGLSKIAIVLIAVGVTIALVSLLGHVGAFLNNSSMVSCFICILIVIIIMEVLTGAAFYIFRSRTALLQMNSGINSKAREVIYEYKPENRHAINRIQEKFRCCGADGSADWSKSVGWENHNAVPDSCCVVKSEGCGQKKEEVHTKGCIWAMKHFLLKNLVWVGAVCIALGVTEVLGVLVGVCLCLDIKRKSYENLS from the exons ATGTGCAAACTTTGCAGCATCAAATGCATGTTCATTTTCTTCAATACGGTCTTCTTG gcaTCTGGGGTTGCCCTAATCATCATCGGAGCGCTGCAATACACGACTTACTCACAGATTGGCACGTTCGCAGGGAGCGGCCTGTCTAAAATCGCCATCGTCCTCATCGCAGTGGGTGTCACCATAGCCCTCGTCTCCCTCTTGGGCCATGTTGGGGCGTTCTTGAATAATTCCTCTATGGTGTCTTGT TTCATCTGTATCCTGATAGTGATCATCATCATGGAGGTACTGACAGGGGCTGCCTTTTACATATTCCGCAGCAGG ACTGCCCTCCTCCAGATGAACAGCGGCATCAACTCCAAAGCACGAGAGGTGATCTATGAATACAAGCCGGAGAACAGACACGCCATCAACAGAATTCAGGAGAAG TTCAGGTGCTGCGGCGCAGACGGCAGCGCTGACTGGTCCAAGAGCGTGGGCTGGGAAAACCACAATGCCGTGCCAGATTCCTGCTGCGTGGTGAAGAGCGAGGGTTGTGgacagaagaaggaggaagtaCACACAAAG GGTTGTATCTGGGCTATGAAGCACTTCCTGTTGAAAAACCTGGTGTGGGTCGGTGCTGTCTGCATCGCTCTTGGAGTCACAGAG GTTTTGGGAGTGTTAGTCGGGGTGTGCTTGTGTCTGGACATAAAGCGAAAAAGCTATGAAAACCTCAGCTGA
- the LOC121624794 gene encoding myosin light chain kinase, smooth muscle-like isoform X2, which yields MKRRSRMDEEGRPKTYVSTFRLALKPQARPLCVKRQKEDGLETTNNKLGVSSATDSRLTPVQALQSLHFKQPISDCTVCEGSDATFQGVITGSRPMNISWQHNGKRMHSSNTSFKNGVASLALTQCSLGDAGMYTCIAENTAGKRASSAVLRVTAPKEIPRTGNHELHSEVTFKAASCENTKLSSASKEKKNHREEEEEDKDITGINLQTKVSNSKGPPGVEFLDRPEQVQVRVGEQARLRCEFRSSSVPVACCWIYNRDKVVVGGPRMSVRSSETHSEVEVSQACPADTGSYTVIVQNREGSAQHTVSLSVVDRPDPPASQPVVSQLSAQSLVLSWTGPSYDGGTAVLGYIVEVKEEGSDKPGSWTEVTSSCKSTSYHVRSGLEHLGQYRFRVRAYNSAGVSEPSQESESVKMATAKQKKEEPESYLTVIIDTDHKVKEHYNVHEKLGVGKFGQVFRLSHKETGQVCAGKFYRARTSHERAAARREIELMNCLHHPKLVQCLAAYDTRLEMVMIMEYIAGGELFERIVDDNFEHTEPTSARYMQQILEGMQYVHKQNIVHLDLKPENIVCVDTTGTQIKIIDFGLASKLEEGKPLKVMHGTPEFVAPEVISYEPVGLETDMWSIGVICYILLSGESPFQGNSDAETFALVTAARYEFDQESFEDISDQAKDFISSLLKKDRRCRLSCAKALAHPWMASFTPLTRRPTKSLNKGKMRRFLAKRKWKKTGKAVLALQRMANLSNRPDSPGSSSEEPGWSQEAEEAIQSLDKQLQSEPRFQQALKDTTLPKGATAQLTCLVNGYPQPEVKWLQNEKPVSESCRVSVEQLEDGLCSLVLAGLEPSDSGVYVCRASNKLGEAMCSARLRVEM from the exons atgaagaggagaagcag GATGGACGAGGAAGGCAGGCCAAAGACCTATGTCTCTACTTTCCGCTTGGCCCTCAAGCCTCAAGCCAGACCTCTGTGTgtgaagaggcagaaagaggatGGACTGGAAACCACTAACAACAAACTGGGAGTCTCATCTGCAACAG ACTCCAGACTGACACCCGTCCAGGCGCTGCAGTCGCTGCACTTCAAACAACCAATCAGCGACTGCACAGTCTGTGAAGGAAGTGATGCTACTTTTCAAGGCGTTATTACAGGAAGTAGGCCCATGAACATTTCCTGGCAACACAATG GCAAGAGGATGCATTCAAGTAATACTTCTTTCAAAAATGGTGTAGCCAGTCTGGCTCTGACTCAGTGTTCACTTGGAGATGCTGGGATGTACACCTGCATCGCTGAGAACACTGCTGGGAAACGGGCGAGCAGCGCTGTGCTACGTGTAACAG CACCAAAGGAAATCCCCAGAACAGGCAACCATGAGCTGCACAGTGAGGTCACGTTCAAGGCTGCTTCATGTGAAAACACCAAACTGTCTTCAGCCtctaaagagaaaaagaatcacagagaagaagaagaagaagacaaag ATATCACAGGCATCAACCTTCAAACAAAAGTCTCCAACAGTAAAG GACCTCCTGGTGTGGAGTTTCTAGACAGACCAGAGCAGGTGCAGGTGCGAGTAGGAGAGCAGGCCCGGCTACGCTGTGAGTTCAGGAGCAGCTCCGTCCCTGTGGCCTGCTGCTGGATTTACAACAGAGACAAG GTGGTGGTTGGAGGGCCGAGGATGTCTGTCAGGAGCAGCGAGACGCACAGCGAGGTGGAGGTCTCTCAGGCCTGTCCGGCCGACACAGGCTCGTACACTGTCATAGTACAAAACAGAGAAGGCTCTGCCCAGCATACAGTCTCCCTCAGTGTAGTAG ACCGGCCCGACCCTCCCGCATCCCAGCCTGTTGTTTCCCAGCTGTCCGCCCAGTCCCTGGTCCTGTCCTGGACGGGGCCCAGCTACGACGGAGGAACAGCCGTGCTGGGCTACATCGTGGAGGTCAAAGAAGAGGGCTCGGACAAGCCGGGGAGCTGGACTGAAGTTACAAGTAGCTGTAAAAGCACATCCTACCACGTCCGCTCAGGCCTGGAGCATCTGGGCCAGTACCGCTTCCGTGTGAGAGCCTACAACTCAGCAGGGGTCAGCGAACCAAGCCAGGAGTCTGAAAGTGTCAAGATGGCGACTGCAA AACAAAAGAAGGAAGAGCCTGAGTCGTACCTCACAGTGATCATCGACACCGATCACAAGGTCAAGGAGCACTACAATGTGCACGAGAAGCTGGGAGT CGGCAAGTTCGGCCAGGTGTTCCGCTTGTCCCACAAAGAGACGGGTCAGGTGTGTGCGGGGAAGTTCTACCGAGCCCGAACGTCGCATGAGAGGGCGGCAGCCCGCAGAGAGATCGAGCTCATGAACTGTCTTCACCACCCAAAACTGGTCCAGTGTCTGGCTGCTTATGACACGCGCTTGGAGATGGTCATGATCATGGAGTA TATTGCAGGTGGGGAGCTCTTTGAACGCATCGTGGATGACAACTTCGAGCACACGGAGCCCACCAGTGCCCGCTACATGCAGCAGATCCTGGAGGGCATGCAGTACGTTCACAAGCAGAACATCGTCCACCTGGACCTCAAACCGGAGAACATCGTCTGTGTGGATACAACTGGTACACAGATCAAGATCATTGACTTCGGCTTGGCTAGTAAACTGG AGGAGGGTAAACCTCTGAAGGTGATGCACGGCACGCCGGAGTTTGTGGCCCCGGAGGTGATCAGCTATGAGCCCGTGGGTCTGGAGACGGACATGTGGAGCATCGGAGTCATCTGCTACATCTT GCTCAGTGGAGAGTCTCCCTTCCAGGGGAACAGCGATGCTGAGACTTTTGCTCTCGTGACTGCTGCTCGCTACGAGTTTGACCAGGAGAGCTTTGAGGACATCTCTGATCAAGCTAAAGACTTTATTAGCTCCCTGCTCAAGAAAGACCGGAG ATGCAGGCTGTCATGTGCCAAGGCCCTCGCCCACCCCTGGATGGCCTCTTTCACCCCCCTGACCCGCAGACCCACCAAGTCCCTCAATAAGGGGAAGATGAGACGCTTTCTGGCCAAGCGCAAGTGGAAG AAAACTGGCAAGGCTGTTTTGGCCCTACAGCGGATGGCTAACCTCTCTAACAGGCCAGACTCTCCTGGCAGCTCCTCAGAGG AGCCAGGCTGGAGccaagaggcagaggaggccaTCCAGTCGCTGGATAAGCAGCTTCAGAGTGAACCTCGCTTCCAGCAGGCCCTGAAGGACACCACCCTTCCCAAAGGAGCAACTGCTCAGCTAACATGCCTTGTCAATG GTTACCCGCAGCCGGAGGTGAAGTGGCTTCAGAACGAGAAGCCCGTGTCTGAATCGTGCAGAGTGTCCGTGGAGCAACTTGAAGATGGGCTCTGTTCTCTGGTTCTGGCCGGTTTGGAGCCTTCTGACTCTGGGGTTTATGTGTGCAGGGCCAGCAACAAGCTGGGGGAAGCAATGTGCTCTGCCAGACTGAGAGTGGAGATGTGA
- the LOC121624794 gene encoding myosin light chain kinase, smooth muscle-like isoform X1 yields MCVFNWPSDKTDCFLCTAGAERMDEEGRPKTYVSTFRLALKPQARPLCVKRQKEDGLETTNNKLGVSSATDSRLTPVQALQSLHFKQPISDCTVCEGSDATFQGVITGSRPMNISWQHNGKRMHSSNTSFKNGVASLALTQCSLGDAGMYTCIAENTAGKRASSAVLRVTAPKEIPRTGNHELHSEVTFKAASCENTKLSSASKEKKNHREEEEEDKDITGINLQTKVSNSKGPPGVEFLDRPEQVQVRVGEQARLRCEFRSSSVPVACCWIYNRDKVVVGGPRMSVRSSETHSEVEVSQACPADTGSYTVIVQNREGSAQHTVSLSVVDRPDPPASQPVVSQLSAQSLVLSWTGPSYDGGTAVLGYIVEVKEEGSDKPGSWTEVTSSCKSTSYHVRSGLEHLGQYRFRVRAYNSAGVSEPSQESESVKMATAKQKKEEPESYLTVIIDTDHKVKEHYNVHEKLGVGKFGQVFRLSHKETGQVCAGKFYRARTSHERAAARREIELMNCLHHPKLVQCLAAYDTRLEMVMIMEYIAGGELFERIVDDNFEHTEPTSARYMQQILEGMQYVHKQNIVHLDLKPENIVCVDTTGTQIKIIDFGLASKLEEGKPLKVMHGTPEFVAPEVISYEPVGLETDMWSIGVICYILLSGESPFQGNSDAETFALVTAARYEFDQESFEDISDQAKDFISSLLKKDRRCRLSCAKALAHPWMASFTPLTRRPTKSLNKGKMRRFLAKRKWKKTGKAVLALQRMANLSNRPDSPGSSSEEPGWSQEAEEAIQSLDKQLQSEPRFQQALKDTTLPKGATAQLTCLVNGYPQPEVKWLQNEKPVSESCRVSVEQLEDGLCSLVLAGLEPSDSGVYVCRASNKLGEAMCSARLRVEM; encoded by the exons atgtgtgtttttaattggcCTTCCGATAAAACTGACTGTTTCCTGTGTACTGCAGGGGCTGAGAG GATGGACGAGGAAGGCAGGCCAAAGACCTATGTCTCTACTTTCCGCTTGGCCCTCAAGCCTCAAGCCAGACCTCTGTGTgtgaagaggcagaaagaggatGGACTGGAAACCACTAACAACAAACTGGGAGTCTCATCTGCAACAG ACTCCAGACTGACACCCGTCCAGGCGCTGCAGTCGCTGCACTTCAAACAACCAATCAGCGACTGCACAGTCTGTGAAGGAAGTGATGCTACTTTTCAAGGCGTTATTACAGGAAGTAGGCCCATGAACATTTCCTGGCAACACAATG GCAAGAGGATGCATTCAAGTAATACTTCTTTCAAAAATGGTGTAGCCAGTCTGGCTCTGACTCAGTGTTCACTTGGAGATGCTGGGATGTACACCTGCATCGCTGAGAACACTGCTGGGAAACGGGCGAGCAGCGCTGTGCTACGTGTAACAG CACCAAAGGAAATCCCCAGAACAGGCAACCATGAGCTGCACAGTGAGGTCACGTTCAAGGCTGCTTCATGTGAAAACACCAAACTGTCTTCAGCCtctaaagagaaaaagaatcacagagaagaagaagaagaagacaaag ATATCACAGGCATCAACCTTCAAACAAAAGTCTCCAACAGTAAAG GACCTCCTGGTGTGGAGTTTCTAGACAGACCAGAGCAGGTGCAGGTGCGAGTAGGAGAGCAGGCCCGGCTACGCTGTGAGTTCAGGAGCAGCTCCGTCCCTGTGGCCTGCTGCTGGATTTACAACAGAGACAAG GTGGTGGTTGGAGGGCCGAGGATGTCTGTCAGGAGCAGCGAGACGCACAGCGAGGTGGAGGTCTCTCAGGCCTGTCCGGCCGACACAGGCTCGTACACTGTCATAGTACAAAACAGAGAAGGCTCTGCCCAGCATACAGTCTCCCTCAGTGTAGTAG ACCGGCCCGACCCTCCCGCATCCCAGCCTGTTGTTTCCCAGCTGTCCGCCCAGTCCCTGGTCCTGTCCTGGACGGGGCCCAGCTACGACGGAGGAACAGCCGTGCTGGGCTACATCGTGGAGGTCAAAGAAGAGGGCTCGGACAAGCCGGGGAGCTGGACTGAAGTTACAAGTAGCTGTAAAAGCACATCCTACCACGTCCGCTCAGGCCTGGAGCATCTGGGCCAGTACCGCTTCCGTGTGAGAGCCTACAACTCAGCAGGGGTCAGCGAACCAAGCCAGGAGTCTGAAAGTGTCAAGATGGCGACTGCAA AACAAAAGAAGGAAGAGCCTGAGTCGTACCTCACAGTGATCATCGACACCGATCACAAGGTCAAGGAGCACTACAATGTGCACGAGAAGCTGGGAGT CGGCAAGTTCGGCCAGGTGTTCCGCTTGTCCCACAAAGAGACGGGTCAGGTGTGTGCGGGGAAGTTCTACCGAGCCCGAACGTCGCATGAGAGGGCGGCAGCCCGCAGAGAGATCGAGCTCATGAACTGTCTTCACCACCCAAAACTGGTCCAGTGTCTGGCTGCTTATGACACGCGCTTGGAGATGGTCATGATCATGGAGTA TATTGCAGGTGGGGAGCTCTTTGAACGCATCGTGGATGACAACTTCGAGCACACGGAGCCCACCAGTGCCCGCTACATGCAGCAGATCCTGGAGGGCATGCAGTACGTTCACAAGCAGAACATCGTCCACCTGGACCTCAAACCGGAGAACATCGTCTGTGTGGATACAACTGGTACACAGATCAAGATCATTGACTTCGGCTTGGCTAGTAAACTGG AGGAGGGTAAACCTCTGAAGGTGATGCACGGCACGCCGGAGTTTGTGGCCCCGGAGGTGATCAGCTATGAGCCCGTGGGTCTGGAGACGGACATGTGGAGCATCGGAGTCATCTGCTACATCTT GCTCAGTGGAGAGTCTCCCTTCCAGGGGAACAGCGATGCTGAGACTTTTGCTCTCGTGACTGCTGCTCGCTACGAGTTTGACCAGGAGAGCTTTGAGGACATCTCTGATCAAGCTAAAGACTTTATTAGCTCCCTGCTCAAGAAAGACCGGAG ATGCAGGCTGTCATGTGCCAAGGCCCTCGCCCACCCCTGGATGGCCTCTTTCACCCCCCTGACCCGCAGACCCACCAAGTCCCTCAATAAGGGGAAGATGAGACGCTTTCTGGCCAAGCGCAAGTGGAAG AAAACTGGCAAGGCTGTTTTGGCCCTACAGCGGATGGCTAACCTCTCTAACAGGCCAGACTCTCCTGGCAGCTCCTCAGAGG AGCCAGGCTGGAGccaagaggcagaggaggccaTCCAGTCGCTGGATAAGCAGCTTCAGAGTGAACCTCGCTTCCAGCAGGCCCTGAAGGACACCACCCTTCCCAAAGGAGCAACTGCTCAGCTAACATGCCTTGTCAATG GTTACCCGCAGCCGGAGGTGAAGTGGCTTCAGAACGAGAAGCCCGTGTCTGAATCGTGCAGAGTGTCCGTGGAGCAACTTGAAGATGGGCTCTGTTCTCTGGTTCTGGCCGGTTTGGAGCCTTCTGACTCTGGGGTTTATGTGTGCAGGGCCAGCAACAAGCTGGGGGAAGCAATGTGCTCTGCCAGACTGAGAGTGGAGATGTGA
- the LOC121624794 gene encoding myosin light chain kinase, smooth muscle-like isoform X3, whose protein sequence is MCVFNWPSDKTDCFLCTAGAERMDEEGRPKTYVSTFRLALKPQARPLCVKRQKEDGLETTNNKLGVSSATGKRMHSSNTSFKNGVASLALTQCSLGDAGMYTCIAENTAGKRASSAVLRVTAPKEIPRTGNHELHSEVTFKAASCENTKLSSASKEKKNHREEEEEDKDITGINLQTKVSNSKGPPGVEFLDRPEQVQVRVGEQARLRCEFRSSSVPVACCWIYNRDKVVVGGPRMSVRSSETHSEVEVSQACPADTGSYTVIVQNREGSAQHTVSLSVVDRPDPPASQPVVSQLSAQSLVLSWTGPSYDGGTAVLGYIVEVKEEGSDKPGSWTEVTSSCKSTSYHVRSGLEHLGQYRFRVRAYNSAGVSEPSQESESVKMATAKQKKEEPESYLTVIIDTDHKVKEHYNVHEKLGVGKFGQVFRLSHKETGQVCAGKFYRARTSHERAAARREIELMNCLHHPKLVQCLAAYDTRLEMVMIMEYIAGGELFERIVDDNFEHTEPTSARYMQQILEGMQYVHKQNIVHLDLKPENIVCVDTTGTQIKIIDFGLASKLEEGKPLKVMHGTPEFVAPEVISYEPVGLETDMWSIGVICYILLSGESPFQGNSDAETFALVTAARYEFDQESFEDISDQAKDFISSLLKKDRRCRLSCAKALAHPWMASFTPLTRRPTKSLNKGKMRRFLAKRKWKKTGKAVLALQRMANLSNRPDSPGSSSEEPGWSQEAEEAIQSLDKQLQSEPRFQQALKDTTLPKGATAQLTCLVNGYPQPEVKWLQNEKPVSESCRVSVEQLEDGLCSLVLAGLEPSDSGVYVCRASNKLGEAMCSARLRVEM, encoded by the exons atgtgtgtttttaattggcCTTCCGATAAAACTGACTGTTTCCTGTGTACTGCAGGGGCTGAGAG GATGGACGAGGAAGGCAGGCCAAAGACCTATGTCTCTACTTTCCGCTTGGCCCTCAAGCCTCAAGCCAGACCTCTGTGTgtgaagaggcagaaagaggatGGACTGGAAACCACTAACAACAAACTGGGAGTCTCATCTGCAACAG GCAAGAGGATGCATTCAAGTAATACTTCTTTCAAAAATGGTGTAGCCAGTCTGGCTCTGACTCAGTGTTCACTTGGAGATGCTGGGATGTACACCTGCATCGCTGAGAACACTGCTGGGAAACGGGCGAGCAGCGCTGTGCTACGTGTAACAG CACCAAAGGAAATCCCCAGAACAGGCAACCATGAGCTGCACAGTGAGGTCACGTTCAAGGCTGCTTCATGTGAAAACACCAAACTGTCTTCAGCCtctaaagagaaaaagaatcacagagaagaagaagaagaagacaaag ATATCACAGGCATCAACCTTCAAACAAAAGTCTCCAACAGTAAAG GACCTCCTGGTGTGGAGTTTCTAGACAGACCAGAGCAGGTGCAGGTGCGAGTAGGAGAGCAGGCCCGGCTACGCTGTGAGTTCAGGAGCAGCTCCGTCCCTGTGGCCTGCTGCTGGATTTACAACAGAGACAAG GTGGTGGTTGGAGGGCCGAGGATGTCTGTCAGGAGCAGCGAGACGCACAGCGAGGTGGAGGTCTCTCAGGCCTGTCCGGCCGACACAGGCTCGTACACTGTCATAGTACAAAACAGAGAAGGCTCTGCCCAGCATACAGTCTCCCTCAGTGTAGTAG ACCGGCCCGACCCTCCCGCATCCCAGCCTGTTGTTTCCCAGCTGTCCGCCCAGTCCCTGGTCCTGTCCTGGACGGGGCCCAGCTACGACGGAGGAACAGCCGTGCTGGGCTACATCGTGGAGGTCAAAGAAGAGGGCTCGGACAAGCCGGGGAGCTGGACTGAAGTTACAAGTAGCTGTAAAAGCACATCCTACCACGTCCGCTCAGGCCTGGAGCATCTGGGCCAGTACCGCTTCCGTGTGAGAGCCTACAACTCAGCAGGGGTCAGCGAACCAAGCCAGGAGTCTGAAAGTGTCAAGATGGCGACTGCAA AACAAAAGAAGGAAGAGCCTGAGTCGTACCTCACAGTGATCATCGACACCGATCACAAGGTCAAGGAGCACTACAATGTGCACGAGAAGCTGGGAGT CGGCAAGTTCGGCCAGGTGTTCCGCTTGTCCCACAAAGAGACGGGTCAGGTGTGTGCGGGGAAGTTCTACCGAGCCCGAACGTCGCATGAGAGGGCGGCAGCCCGCAGAGAGATCGAGCTCATGAACTGTCTTCACCACCCAAAACTGGTCCAGTGTCTGGCTGCTTATGACACGCGCTTGGAGATGGTCATGATCATGGAGTA TATTGCAGGTGGGGAGCTCTTTGAACGCATCGTGGATGACAACTTCGAGCACACGGAGCCCACCAGTGCCCGCTACATGCAGCAGATCCTGGAGGGCATGCAGTACGTTCACAAGCAGAACATCGTCCACCTGGACCTCAAACCGGAGAACATCGTCTGTGTGGATACAACTGGTACACAGATCAAGATCATTGACTTCGGCTTGGCTAGTAAACTGG AGGAGGGTAAACCTCTGAAGGTGATGCACGGCACGCCGGAGTTTGTGGCCCCGGAGGTGATCAGCTATGAGCCCGTGGGTCTGGAGACGGACATGTGGAGCATCGGAGTCATCTGCTACATCTT GCTCAGTGGAGAGTCTCCCTTCCAGGGGAACAGCGATGCTGAGACTTTTGCTCTCGTGACTGCTGCTCGCTACGAGTTTGACCAGGAGAGCTTTGAGGACATCTCTGATCAAGCTAAAGACTTTATTAGCTCCCTGCTCAAGAAAGACCGGAG ATGCAGGCTGTCATGTGCCAAGGCCCTCGCCCACCCCTGGATGGCCTCTTTCACCCCCCTGACCCGCAGACCCACCAAGTCCCTCAATAAGGGGAAGATGAGACGCTTTCTGGCCAAGCGCAAGTGGAAG AAAACTGGCAAGGCTGTTTTGGCCCTACAGCGGATGGCTAACCTCTCTAACAGGCCAGACTCTCCTGGCAGCTCCTCAGAGG AGCCAGGCTGGAGccaagaggcagaggaggccaTCCAGTCGCTGGATAAGCAGCTTCAGAGTGAACCTCGCTTCCAGCAGGCCCTGAAGGACACCACCCTTCCCAAAGGAGCAACTGCTCAGCTAACATGCCTTGTCAATG GTTACCCGCAGCCGGAGGTGAAGTGGCTTCAGAACGAGAAGCCCGTGTCTGAATCGTGCAGAGTGTCCGTGGAGCAACTTGAAGATGGGCTCTGTTCTCTGGTTCTGGCCGGTTTGGAGCCTTCTGACTCTGGGGTTTATGTGTGCAGGGCCAGCAACAAGCTGGGGGAAGCAATGTGCTCTGCCAGACTGAGAGTGGAGATGTGA